One stretch of Streptomyces agglomeratus DNA includes these proteins:
- a CDS encoding carbohydrate ABC transporter permease, whose translation MSSPATTAFRPTPRPAGDPPPSAPRLCTPRRHTAGRRPRRSVLLTVLTGLVLLYALVPLLWLAVSATKTQEGLAGSSGLWFGGDFALWDNISTTFTYNDGVFTRWLLNTLLYVGLGAGGATFLAVLGGYALAKFDFPGKRAVFAVVIGAVAVPGTALAVPTFLMFSGMGLTDTPWAVVIPSLISPFGLYLMWVFATEAIPTELMEAARIDGAGEVRTFFQVGLPLLAPGIVTVLLFTMVATWNNYFLPLIMLKDPDWFPLTLGLNSWNAQAATAGGEAVFNLVITGSLITVLPLIAAFLLLQKYWQSGLAAGSVKE comes from the coding sequence ATGAGCAGCCCCGCCACCACCGCCTTCCGGCCCACCCCGCGGCCGGCCGGCGACCCGCCCCCCTCCGCGCCCCGCCTGTGTACCCCCCGCCGGCACACCGCCGGCCGCCGGCCCCGTCGCAGTGTGCTCCTCACCGTCCTCACCGGCCTGGTCCTGCTCTACGCCCTGGTGCCCCTCCTGTGGCTGGCCGTCAGCGCCACCAAGACCCAGGAAGGACTGGCCGGTTCGTCCGGTCTCTGGTTCGGCGGCGACTTCGCCCTGTGGGACAACATCAGCACGACGTTCACGTACAACGACGGCGTCTTCACCCGCTGGCTGCTGAACACCCTGCTGTACGTCGGTCTCGGCGCCGGCGGCGCCACCTTCCTGGCGGTCCTCGGCGGCTACGCGCTGGCGAAGTTCGACTTCCCCGGCAAACGCGCCGTGTTCGCCGTGGTCATCGGCGCCGTCGCCGTGCCGGGCACCGCCCTGGCCGTGCCCACCTTCCTGATGTTCAGCGGGATGGGCCTGACCGACACCCCGTGGGCGGTCGTCATCCCCTCCCTCATCTCGCCGTTCGGCCTGTACCTGATGTGGGTCTTCGCCACCGAGGCCATCCCCACCGAGCTGATGGAGGCCGCCCGCATCGACGGCGCCGGCGAGGTGCGCACGTTCTTCCAGGTCGGCCTGCCGCTGCTGGCACCCGGCATCGTGACCGTGCTGCTGTTCACGATGGTCGCGACCTGGAACAACTACTTCCTGCCGCTGATCATGCTCAAGGACCCGGACTGGTTCCCGCTGACCCTGGGCCTGAACAGCTGGAACGCGCAGGCCGCGACCGCCGGCGGCGAAGCCGTCTTCAACCTGGTGATCACCGGTTCGCTGATCACCGTCCTGCCGCTGATCGCGGCGTTCCTGCTGCTCCAGAAGTACTGGCAGTCCGGCCTCGCCGCCGGAAGCGTCAAGGAATAG
- a CDS encoding carbohydrate ABC transporter permease encodes MTTLQPPVAARRRPAPAGVRKSRRSWTAWGFIGPFAAVFTLVFLAPVGYSVYLSLFRDRLIGGTAFVGLDNYQQALQDGQFWSSLARVSVFLAVQVPIMLGLALLVALALDSGRLYGKDFFRIAIFLPYAVPAVVATLMWGFMYGTRFGLVGDIEDTFGVPLPDPLSPDLVLASIGNIVTWEFVGYNMLIFYSALRVIPHSLYEAAEIDGAGQIRVVTAIKLPAIRGALVIATIFSVIGSFQLFNEPSILRNLAPNAITTDYTPNFYTYSLSFSGQQHNYSATVAIVMALITMVIAYVVQLRGMRKGA; translated from the coding sequence ATGACGACGCTGCAACCGCCGGTGGCCGCGAGACGGCGCCCGGCTCCGGCCGGGGTGAGGAAGAGCCGGCGCTCCTGGACGGCATGGGGCTTCATCGGCCCCTTCGCCGCGGTCTTCACCCTGGTCTTCCTCGCCCCCGTCGGCTACTCCGTCTACCTCAGCCTCTTCCGCGACCGGCTGATCGGCGGCACCGCCTTCGTCGGCCTGGACAACTACCAGCAGGCACTCCAGGACGGCCAGTTCTGGTCCTCCCTGGCCCGGGTCTCGGTGTTCCTGGCGGTGCAGGTGCCGATCATGCTGGGCCTCGCCCTGCTCGTCGCCCTCGCGCTGGACAGCGGCCGTCTGTACGGCAAGGACTTCTTCCGGATCGCGATCTTCCTGCCGTACGCCGTGCCCGCCGTGGTCGCCACTTTGATGTGGGGCTTCATGTACGGCACCCGCTTCGGCCTCGTGGGTGACATCGAGGACACCTTCGGGGTCCCGCTGCCCGACCCGCTCTCTCCCGATCTCGTCCTGGCGTCCATCGGCAACATCGTCACCTGGGAGTTCGTGGGCTACAACATGCTCATCTTCTACTCGGCGCTGCGGGTGATCCCGCACTCCCTGTACGAAGCGGCGGAGATCGACGGAGCCGGCCAGATCCGCGTGGTCACGGCCATCAAGCTGCCCGCGATCCGCGGGGCCCTCGTGATCGCGACGATCTTCTCCGTCATCGGCAGCTTCCAGCTCTTCAACGAGCCGAGCATCCTGCGGAACCTGGCGCCCAACGCCATCACCACCGACTACACGCCGAACTTCTACACGTACTCGCTCTCCTTCTCCGGCCAGCAGCACAACTACTCCGCCACGGTAGCCATCGTCATGGCCCTGATCACCATGGTGATCGCCTATGTCGTCCAGCTGCGCGGCATGCGCAAGGGAGCGTGA